The Candidatus Thermoplasmatota archaeon sequence CGCTGTTGAGGAAGAGCGCCCGGTCGAGGCCCGACAGCGCCGTGAGCCGGCCGGCCAGGCGCAGCGCGGGCAGGTTCCCGTAGAGGTTGCTCACGTGGCCCAGGAGCGCGGCCTGCTTGGCGATGGCCTGCGTGAGCCGCGGGTGCGCGTGGCCCAGCGAAAGGACGGCAAGCCCGCCGATGAAATCGAGGTACCGCTTCCCCTCCGTGTCCCACACCTCGCAGCCCAAGCCGCGGGCAAGCGTGACGGCCGGCGTCGCGTAGTTGGGAACCATGACCTGGTCCCAGAAGTGCCGGTAGTCGAAGGTGATCTGACGCTGCATGCGCACGTCAGGCACCCCCGACGCGCGTGCCGGCCTGGGACGCGGGCGACAGGAGCGCCTCCAGCGTGGCGCCCGGAGCGCCCGGTTCCGCGAGGCTGCCGATGCGGACGAGCTCGACGCCCTGCTCGGCGGCGGCAAGCGCGCTTTCGATCTTGGGGATCATGCCCGCGGTCGCGCGCCCGTCCGACAGAAGCGCGCGGGCCCTCGACGGCGGGAGGCTCGCCTGAGGCTTGCCGTCGACGAGCACGCCCTCCACGTTCGAGAGAAGCAGCAGCGCGGCGGCGGAAAGGCCCCCGGCGATCGCGCCGGCGGCCTCGTCGGCGTTCACGTTGAGGGCGCCCCCCCGGCCGTCGCTTGCGACGGGGGCCACGACGGGCACGATGCCGTTCTCGGCAAGGAGCGCAAGCGGCACGGCGTTCACGCGCACGTCGGTCCCCACGAGGCCGAGGTCCGGCTGCGTCTTGCGCGTCGCCGTGAGCGCGCGCGCGTCCTGGCCCGAGAGCGAGAGGGCCTCGACGCCGGCGCGCTCGAGCGCCGACACGATGGACGTGCCCACGCGTGCGAGCACCATCTGCACGACCTCGAGCATGGCCTCGTCGGTCACGCGAAGCCCGCCCTCGAAGCGGGAGGAGAGCCCCAGGCGCTTGGCCATCTCGTCGATCTGGGGACCGCCGCCGTGCACGACGACCGGAAGCGCGCCGGCAGCCGACAGCCGGGCAAGATCGCGCGCGAAAGCGTCCAGCGCCGTGGCGTGGCCTCCGAACTTCAGAACCACGAACTGTCCCCGGTACCGCTCCAACCCCGGTTCCTGCAGAAGCGTCGCTGCCAATCCCCTTCCCCCTAGGTCGTGTAGTGCGCGTTGATCTTCACGTAGTCGTAGGTGAGGTCGCATCCCCACGCGGTGGCCTGCGCGTCGCCGTCGTGGAGGTCGGCGCGGATCTGGACGTGCTCGCTTGCCAGGATCTGGCGCAAAAGCGACGTCTTGTGGATCTTGCGGCCCACGCCGCGCTCGACGATCTTCACGGCGCCGACTCCGTTCTTCAGCACGAGGTCGACCTTGGCGGGATCCATGCGCGCGCCCGAGTAGCCGATCGCGCAAAGGATGCGCCCCCAGTTCGGGTCGCGCCCGTAGACGGCGGCCTTCACGAGGTTGCTGGCCGCGATCGCCTTGGCCGCGCGGCGCGCGTCGGAGGGCGAGCGCGCGCCCGACACGGAGACCTCGACGAGCGTCGTGGCCCCTTCGCCGTCTCGCGCGATCTGCTTGGCAAGCTCGCGGCAAGCGAGCGAAAGCGCCTCTTCAAACGCCGCAAAGTCGGCCGTGCCGGGCGCAAGCGGCCGCGAGGCCGTAGCGCCGTTGGCAAGAAGCAGCACCATGTCGTTCGTGCTCGAGTCGCCGTCCACCGTGATCATGTTGAAGGTCGCGTCGACGGCGCGCTTGAGGGCCGCCTTGAGATCCGCGGGCGCCACGGCCGCGTCCGTTCCGAGGAACGCGAGCATCGTCGCCATGTTGGGGTGGATCATGCCGCTTCCCTTGGCGATGCCGCCCACGACGCACGTGCGGCCGCCGGCCGCAAAGCGCACGAGGACGGACTTCGCCTTCGTGTCCGTCGTGAGGATGGCCTCCCGGGCGCTCGCGTTGCCCGGCGCGGCCTTGTCGAGGTTCTTGGCGAGGCTCTTCACGCCGCGGCGCACCTTCTCCATGGGCAGGCGCTTGCCGATGACGCCCGTGCTCGCGACGAGCACCCGCGAGGCGGGAACCCCGAGGTGCGCGCCCACGAGCCGCGTCATCTCGCGCGCGTCGGAGAGGCCCTGTTCGCCCGTGCACGCGTTGGCGCAGGCGCTGTTGACGACGACGGCCTTGGCGCGGCCGGAGCGCAGGTGCGAGCGCGTCACGAGAAGCGGCGCGGCCTTCACCTTGTTCGTCGTGAACACGCCGGCGGCCGAGGCCTCCGGCTCGCTCGCGATGAGCGCCATGTCCTTCCGCGCCTTCCGAAGGCCCGCGTGGACGCCGATCGCGCGGAATCCGGGGACGTCCTCGATGCCGCCCGGGAGGATCTGGGGCTTTGCCGTCACGGCGTCACCCCGATCGTGGGAAGGCCGGTCGCCTCGGGCAATCCGAGCATGAGGTTCAGGTTCTGCACGGCCTGGCCGCTTGCGCCCTTCACGAGGTTGTCGATGGCGCTTGCCGCCACGGCAAAGCCGCCCGAGAGCCACGCGTTCACGTGCGCGGCGTTGCTCGCGCGCACGTTCTTCACGTCCACCTCGTCGACGCGCACGACAAACGGCGAGTCCGCGTAGGACTTGTCGTAGGCCGCGCGCAGCTCCTCGGCCGTGACGCCCGGCGCGGGGGTCGCGTACGCGGTCGTGAGGATGCCGCGGTTCATGGGAACAAGGTGTGGCGTGAAGGCCACGCGGGCCGGCGATCCGGCAAAGAGGCTGAGGCGAGCCTCGATCTCGGGGGCGTGCCGGTGCCGGCCCACGTTGTAAGGATGCAACGACTCGTTGACCTCGACGAAGTGCGTGCCCTTCGAGGGCTCCTTGCCGGCCCCGCTCGTGCCGCTTTTCGAATCCACGACGAAGGGGCCGCGCACGAGGCCAAGGCGCGCCAGCGGGACGAGCGCGAGGAGCGCCCCCGTCGGGTAGCAGCCGGGGTTGGCCACGATCTTCGCCTTGGCGATGGCTTCGGCCGCGAACTCCGGGAGACCGTAGACGGCGTGCGGCAGGAGCGCGGGCGCGGGGTGGTCGTGGCCGTACCACGTCTTGTACGCGGAGGCGTCCAACCGGAAGTCGGCGGAGACGTCCACGAAGCGGATGGCAGGGTAGGCGGCGTGGATCTTGGCGATGGTTTCGCCGCTTGCGCCGTGGGGAAGGCACGAGACGACGACGTCGCAGGACGCAAACGACTCGGGCGCGGTGGGAGAAAACCGGAGGCTCGTGCGTCCGGCGAAGGCCGGAAGCTCCTGCGCGACGGCCTTGCCGGCGCTGCTGTTGCTCGTGACCGCGCCGATCTCGACGCTCGGGTGGGCAAGGAGGAGCCGCAGGAGCTCGCTTCCCGTGTACCCCGTGGCGCCGGCGATTCCAACGACCGCTTTTCGGTTCATGGACTACATAAGATTCATAAGCGCTGCTTATCAAGGGGACGGCGAGAAGGGGTCGGGATCGGGCGCAAGCGTCGAAAATTAGACATACGTGACCGGCCATCGCTTCCCGTGCTTCGGGTGGACCTTCTGGAGGTCGTCTGACGTGCCGCGGCGCCAGGTCGAGCATTCCGCGGCCAAGCTCGTGCGCGACTGGATCGACGGCCACCCGTCGGTCAAGGACTGCATGAAGCTTCGCGTGATCAACCTCTCCGCGCTTGCGCGCCTCATCATGGACGACACGGGCATCCAGAGCGAGGAGGCCGCGCTCGTCGCCTGCCGCCGCTACGAGCTCGACCCGTCCGAGAAGATCAACGAGGAGCAGATCCTGCGCGTGCTGCGGCGAAGCAAGATCGAGATGCGCACGAAGGTGAGCATCATCACCGCGCGGCCCGACTGGGAGATCTTCGCCAAGCTCGAGAAGACGATGAACGCCCTGCGCGGCCGCAGCTTCGCGCTGCACGTCATCCAGGGCAGCGAATCCGTCACGCTCATCACCGACGGCGCCATCGCCGACGAGATCGAAGGCATCGTCGGGAAGCAGGACCTCATCAAGCGCGAGAACGGCCTCGTCGAGCTCGTCGTCACCTCGCCCGACGTGATCGAGGAGGTCCCCGGCATCCTCGCCTACCTCTCCTCCGCGCTTGCCTCGCGCGGCATCAACTTCCTCGAGGTCATCTCCTGCTACAAGGACACCATGTTCGTCATCGAGGAGACGGACATGGTGAAGGCCTTCGACGTGCTCAACCGGATGACGGTGGGGCGGTGAGGCGTGGCCGGCCAGCGGGTCGCGCGGGGCGCCGAGCTCTTTTACTGCGCATATGCGCAGTAAATCGCACCCGAGCCGGCTCACCTGCGCGCGAGCCCTTCGTCGACGAGCGCGCGAAGCTCCGCGGCCGTGATGTCGGATCCCGAGTGGCGGAAGTAGAGGACGCCGTGCGGGTCGATGAGGACGAGCGTTGGCACGCCGCCGCCGTTGCCGTACGAGCGGTAGACCGTCCCGCGCCACGGGGCGCCGTCGTCGAGGCCCGCGTACCACGTGCCGCCGTTTTGCTCCATGAACGCGCGCACGTCGTCCTGCGTCTCCTCCGTGTCGACGTCCACGCTTACGATCTCGAAGTCGGCGCGCGCGTAGTCGCCGTACAGCGACGCGAGCATGGGCATGCTCTCCTTGCAAGGGCCGCACCAGGTCGCAAACAGGTCGACGAGGACGACCTTCCCACGCTGCTTGGCCATTTCGAAGGTGCCCTTGCTCAGCGCGTCTTCGAGCGCGAAGTCGGCCGCGATTCCCGTGACGCCCTTTGCCTTGAGGGCGACCGTGACGGGGGCCGAGATCGTGACCTCGACGGCGTAGGTTCCAAGCGGCGGGTTGCGAAGCGCGTGGACGGCCCACATGCCGCTGTCGCCCATCGCCGTGGCGCCCGAGGCGTCGAAGTCCACGACCGTCTGGCCGTTCGGGTCGGTGACGCGGAATTGGAACGCTCGGCCGGCGACGAGGATGCCGTCGTATTGCAGGAAGATTTCGAGGAAGGCGTAGTCGCGCGCCACCTCGAAGTCCCCCTCGAAGGTGACCGGCATCAGGATTGCGGCGGGGTGGGGCGCGTAGCGCTGCTCGAAGAGCGTGTCGTCGGCCGCCTCGATGACCGGGCGCGCGGGCGGGGCGACTTCCTCGTAGCCGTGGAATTGCGCCTCCTCCGACGACGGGATCGAAAGGGCGAGGACGGAGGCGAGGCCCATGGCGAGGGCAAGCGCGAGGGCGAAG is a genomic window containing:
- a CDS encoding ACT domain-containing protein, with the translated sequence MPRRQVEHSAAKLVRDWIDGHPSVKDCMKLRVINLSALARLIMDDTGIQSEEAALVACRRYELDPSEKINEEQILRVLRRSKIEMRTKVSIITARPDWEIFAKLEKTMNALRGRSFALHVIQGSESVTLITDGAIADEIEGIVGKQDLIKRENGLVELVVTSPDVIEEVPGILAYLSSALASRGINFLEVISCYKDTMFVIEETDMVKAFDVLNRMTVGR
- the argB gene encoding acetylglutamate kinase, with the protein product MAATLLQEPGLERYRGQFVVLKFGGHATALDAFARDLARLSAAGALPVVVHGGGPQIDEMAKRLGLSSRFEGGLRVTDEAMLEVVQMVLARVGTSIVSALERAGVEALSLSGQDARALTATRKTQPDLGLVGTDVRVNAVPLALLAENGIVPVVAPVASDGRGGALNVNADEAAGAIAGGLSAAALLLLSNVEGVLVDGKPQASLPPSRARALLSDGRATAGMIPKIESALAAAEQGVELVRIGSLAEPGAPGATLEALLSPASQAGTRVGGA
- the argC gene encoding N-acetyl-gamma-glutamyl-phosphate reductase produces the protein MNRKAVVGIAGATGYTGSELLRLLLAHPSVEIGAVTSNSSAGKAVAQELPAFAGRTSLRFSPTAPESFASCDVVVSCLPHGASGETIAKIHAAYPAIRFVDVSADFRLDASAYKTWYGHDHPAPALLPHAVYGLPEFAAEAIAKAKIVANPGCYPTGALLALVPLARLGLVRGPFVVDSKSGTSGAGKEPSKGTHFVEVNESLHPYNVGRHRHAPEIEARLSLFAGSPARVAFTPHLVPMNRGILTTAYATPAPGVTAEELRAAYDKSYADSPFVVRVDEVDVKNVRASNAAHVNAWLSGGFAVAASAIDNLVKGASGQAVQNLNLMLGLPEATGLPTIGVTP
- the argJ gene encoding bifunctional ornithine acetyltransferase/N-acetylglutamate synthase, with protein sequence MTAKPQILPGGIEDVPGFRAIGVHAGLRKARKDMALIASEPEASAAGVFTTNKVKAAPLLVTRSHLRSGRAKAVVVNSACANACTGEQGLSDAREMTRLVGAHLGVPASRVLVASTGVIGKRLPMEKVRRGVKSLAKNLDKAAPGNASAREAILTTDTKAKSVLVRFAAGGRTCVVGGIAKGSGMIHPNMATMLAFLGTDAAVAPADLKAALKRAVDATFNMITVDGDSSTNDMVLLLANGATASRPLAPGTADFAAFEEALSLACRELAKQIARDGEGATTLVEVSVSGARSPSDARRAAKAIAASNLVKAAVYGRDPNWGRILCAIGYSGARMDPAKVDLVLKNGVGAVKIVERGVGRKIHKTSLLRQILASEHVQIRADLHDGDAQATAWGCDLTYDYVKINAHYTT
- a CDS encoding TlpA disulfide reductase family protein, coding for MQPRSFALALALAMGLASVLALSIPSSEEAQFHGYEEVAPPARPVIEAADDTLFEQRYAPHPAAILMPVTFEGDFEVARDYAFLEIFLQYDGILVAGRAFQFRVTDPNGQTVVDFDASGATAMGDSGMWAVHALRNPPLGTYAVEVTISAPVTVALKAKGVTGIAADFALEDALSKGTFEMAKQRGKVVLVDLFATWCGPCKESMPMLASLYGDYARADFEIVSVDVDTEETQDDVRAFMEQNGGTWYAGLDDGAPWRGTVYRSYGNGGGVPTLVLIDPHGVLYFRHSGSDITAAELRALVDEGLARR